Below is a genomic region from Gasterosteus aculeatus chromosome 2, fGasAcu3.hap1.1, whole genome shotgun sequence.
GTGGGAAGCGACTGCTTTGTATAAAAACTGTTAACTGCTActgtggaagggggggggggagcgtgggggggttgggggcaaTGTTTTTATGGGCTTAGCCTTCTCGGACAAGCAGGGAATTTTAAGCAGCAGGTTTGCTCTATCTACTTTATGCTGATAATGATTTACAATAATGAGCCAACATAATTATTATTCATGAATTGTTTATACAGAGGAAATATATGACAGTTTTGATAAGATATTGCATTAAAATCACAATCAGAAGCTTAGCAGGTGTCCTGTGTGCCACCAAATCCCCCCCGGatgtagcttttttttattttttatttatgctTCTGGAAAATCATGTTCATCAGCTGTGTGAAAGCACAATAACATCAACCTTTTATTAGTTGCCTGCAGACAGCGTTGGTGTGAGTGGACGGCTCGAGGGTCGCAGGGCACAGAAGACCCCCACGTCCAAAACTATCCCAAGTACATTTGCCTGTTGCTTCGTACATTGAAGTACCACTTGTTGCAAACCAGCCGGTGGATGCATGACTACTGTCCCattaaatgctttttattcCCCCTTAAAGTCAGTCTTTTCTCGACTCAACCTTTGAACTTTTAATCATGCCTCTTCCTCTCTTGATATTCAGTGGACTGTTGTTGACCTTTACTGTAGTACGTCTTCCTCTGCCTGAGTACAGCCTGCAGTGTTTCTACTCCTTCGTCGTGTGCTTTTCTAGTGCTGGTACTGTCCTCTCGAGGCGCCGCTGATGGCAGGGAAAGGCttattggaagaaaaaaaaaagggcatttgttttcatttctatgTAAGATGAATGAAAAAAGTCTTTAAAAGGGAGCTTTACTAAAACTCCTCCTTCCCGTAATACTTtgtttcctcccccctttcccgaACCTGAGACCTCACATgaattaaaaatgcaaagtTGTACAAACTGTATATATGGTATATGCATTAGGGGACAGCAACTCTTTATCCAGCCCCTTTGTACTCAATAAAGTCAAAAGTGTAgagaaataaaattgaaaaaaaatcaaccacTGGATATCATTTTAACAAAGATAAagctgtatataaatataaatatatgtaaaatggCAAACTAATATCTTTATGTATATGAACCAGAGTGTTTTgcattttcctgtttttctatTAGTGTTTTTTGCTATAAGCTCTCAGACAAGTTTGTTAAAATAGGTTTGAGAAACATGTCTGGTCTTCTCAAATCAATTGCGACGAGAAGCCGGTGTGATTACAAAACGGTTTGGATTCATGTGGAGGGCCGTTAATTAGACCTGAAAATCACTTCTTGCGTAAAGCAGTACAATGGTGCATagtatttgtatttatgtaAAATTGAccgtgtttatttttatttttatttatgctACTGCTCGTTGATTACCAAAACCTGTCCCTTAATTGGTCACAATTGGATAAATATACTCTTGAATGGAAAACCTTGAATTCCCTAGAATATTGTTAGTGTTTTGCCTTTTATATCTTCCCTATAGAAGTGAATGTGTTGGTAAACCTTGTGAAATGGTTACTCGGCCTAATGTATGTTATGATGTAATGCTCAAAGTTAATCCCATACTTAACCTGGTAATGAATTGCACTCTCATAGTATAACGGAGAACTTCTCTAAAGTGGTAGATAAAGTATCTGAAgcagtgatatatatatatattttggtatGTTTCTATTTCAAGGGAAGACCATGACGAGACATTAAGCCGCTCACTGGATTTAGCCTGAATCATTTTTAACTTCTCTGAATCTTAATTTAAATTCTCTGCATATcttataattttaaaaaaaaattgctcaaattgaaggttttttttaaacctcacctactttttaaaaagatgttGCATCTGTACAGCAGAGATACTTTTAggcaatatgaataaatataatgaTCATTTTTATTGTATGTGGCATGTTTTGTATGGATATTATTTTGaattgtacatatttttttcaggACGCCAGAGGTTGCATCTCTTTATATACAGCTTTCCCACTCCCTTTGCCCTCCATCTTATTTCTTTGTCTGCTTTGGTTTCttgtaaaggaaaataaaatgcattttaaatatgtGTGGATTCTTTTTCTTTACGAGGTATTGACGCCTAAGAAAAGCTCGTAGCCGCCGGCAGAGGATCCAGGTCTTTTGTTAATTACACAAACGTACAATAACTGAGAAACAGTTTTGGCTGGGAAGTTACCTTTCACACTATTTCAAACTTTCAGTTTGGCCACGAAACTAAAACAACTGTAGCTTGCTGACGTTGCGTGGATGTTGCGTGGCAGCGCTCTGCAGCTGGAGAAATCGGGGCCAATTCACTTCAGGACATTTACCACGAGCACTGATTGGACTTTGCTGTCTGCATGTTAACCTTCTTCCACTCGAGCAGAGCGTGACGATGTAAACAACGCATGAGTCCTGAATGAGCACCACAGTTGAAGTCCtcaataagaaaaaaaggattttattgtATATCTATATACACCTTTAAACCAATTCACAAAAGATTTGCACAAAATCATTTTTGAAATCATGAAGTGTTGTGAACAGGATGTGTGATGGTCATACACCCATGGCAACAAGCCAAAGGACAGGAGTGTGTCGACAATTTTTGGTTCAACTGACAGCAGTCGCCCTCTTTTCGATCCCAGAACTTCCACCCATGTTAACAGTAGCAGCAACATTTTTGTGGGTCCACAGAAAAGAACGAAAAGACGAGTCTTCAATTGATCTACCTCAGTGCAGAAGACCCGGTGTTTGGGGACAGCatgcagcaacaaaaaaaaaaacagggttcCAACATGACACGGACTCTGGGTGGAGTGATGACACAACTAACGTTAAGTAAAGTAAAGCCCAGGCGGACCGGACAGTGTTACTTCTATAGATCATTCACAGACAGACGACTGAGGAGGATGAAAACACGCAGAAGCACCTTTCACATCGGGCCGCGTGTTCCCTGTGGGCAAACTGTCAGCAGCGGCCTTTATGTCGATGAATCAACGCGAGGCGTCGAAATATTCCAGTGTCAAATGAAAGGGagactcctcctcccccccgctccccccgcACGACATCATGTAGCAACAAATCTGCCTTACTGAACTCTGAAAAGAGCTCGACAAGCAATTATACAGAACAACAATAACAGGCTGCAGCAAAAATGATCTGGGATCAGTAGTACCACCAAATTGCCATTAGGAGCAAATTGAAAACAAATTCCAGCAAATGACGTCTGAGAAACATGCAGACGAGTCAAAACAGCCCTCTGAAAGTACCCTTAAAGCTAAATCGCTGTTCAGATGTCCAaaagaaatgcatgttttataTAAAACCCATATGTACCCATCATCAGTAGTGTCTAATGTCAAAGGATGTCtctaaacaaaacacacaaaaaaatatatatatatataaaaaaagaaaactgtattTTCCATTTCATACGCCTCTAATTTGCtacgggtgaatgatgtcatcgcCTGTCACactcagaggggggggggggcatgctcAGTTTCTTActaaaatgaacacaacaacCCCTTTATTCTAACATCTGAAAGACTTGACGGAACTACATTAATTTTCATATCATATTGGACTCGTCACATCTCATCTCACAGTGTTCATcaatatgaaacaaaaaaacaaaaactattgacaaataaataaaagtcaaacCATCCCAAACATGATCCCCGTCACATCTCCATCCAACACCAGGACTGGACCACGGGGGCTACGTCACACCTGCAGGTGCAGAGGAAGCTACAGCGGAGAGCAGCTCGTCTCCGTTTGAAGGATGTTCAAGCGAGGGGTTCAAAATGCAGATTCTGGGGTTCCATGCTTTAAACGTCCCATTACCGGATCTGTCTTATGAGCTACAGCCTAAACCAGAGGACGTCTTGGAAACATGCCCGTAGTCCAGACACCGtctcctccccacacacacacacacacacacacacacacacacgcacacgcacacgcacacgcactttAGTCCCGTCACGGGACGTATTCCAGAGAGGTAAGAGGGATCAATCTAAATCGTCCCGTCGCTGTACAATAGTAGTAATTCCTGCCATGGGGAACTGAAAAGAACAGATGATATTAACAGTGGTAGTGGTGGAGACGAGGAACGAAGAAAAGGGATGCAGTAAAGTCAAAAGGGGGGCCGgtgtgggggttggggggggtgacTCAGTAGTTTGGGCTAAAAAGGTGAGGTAGGCCTCGTCACGACTTGGAGTGTGGCTTTCAAACTGGCAGGGTTTTCCTTTGCGGTCCGTCTGTAGGGTGCGTTTCCTATGGGAGTGCGGTCTGGTTGTGCGTCTGCGGCACACGCCTCGCCGTCGCTCACATCTTGACGTCCTCCTCCACACTGAGCTGAGACAGGGTCTTCTTGATGCGCAGCGCCGTCAGCCGGGCCGCCCCGTTGGCGTACCAGCACTCCCTCATGATCTTACCCATCACACGCAGAGACTGCAGGGGGAAAACGTTTTAGTCCAAAACTGACACCTACTAGCAGAGTTTTCTGGTAGTTACAATTGACAAAATATTGACAATATTAAACGGTAGCGCACTAAACTTTTCATCCCTATTATTTCATCAATACTTTCATTACAAAGCATCCTGGTCAGTTTGATACCTCTGGATACAGAACCAGTGATTTAATGCTCTCCTGTAGCTCGACCTCATGGTGCGTTTGTACAAATACCTCGTAGCTCTGCCACCAGTTGGGCACGTTGGGCCTCAGCTTCTGTTCACACACCAACTTCCTCATCTCCTCTATGGAGGGGTCAGAGGGCACGAGGTCGTAGTAGGGCAGCTGGTACTCCTCGTGGATCCCTGCAGCACACGACGAGGAGGCCTTCTCAGTCGCTGGTTTCATGCTTCCTTTCATTTGACAGGTTCATTGAAATAATACACCCCACCCGCCCCCACCCACCAACCCGCCGCCCTTTGTGGTCGTACCTCCTGCATTGCAGCGGCGAGCTATCTCCCAGTACACAAGGCCCAGCGCGTAAATGTCAGCACACTTGAAGGAGTCAAAGTGTTTCATGTTGATGGTTTCGTCCAGGACTTCTGGAGCCATATACCTGAAAGTGGACACAAAGGGACGACACCAGACACACACGATTTGTTATAGAAAGACAACGCTTCTACTTGCAGGTTTGACCCACTGCACAAAGGGTACAAgcgaaaaaagggagaaaacggCTCACAAATATTTGAGAGATTAAATCATTTGCCAAAAGCGACGGTGTTAAAGGTCAGACTTATTCTGCCCAATAGTGTCTCACTACTGTGATCGCCTCATGATGTTTGGAGACTTAGCAGTTAAAAATGACCTCATGTACGCCTCCACCTGTGTGCTTTTTGGCCCACTTACCTCTTGGTGCCCACGCGTTGGTTGGGCGCTATGTCGATTGTGTCTGTGATGGACTCGTGGCGGACGGCCAGGCCGAGGTCAGCGATGGCACACATGCCGTTCTTCTTCACCAGGATATTTTTAGACTTGAGGTCCCGGTGAGCGATGCCCGGCTTACCTGCAGGAGAACAGACAACACATGATTTGCATCAAGAGCTCAGCTCACCTGCTTGGTTTGCCTCACTTAACTTTATAGTCCCAGCTGGTTATTATCATTATGActacaatcatcatcatcatgcatGTCTAGAGGTGGACGGAGCCAATTGTTGGGTCGACCTCTACATGGTGCTTTGAGGTGGAGGCGGATCTTACCCTGAGTGCCGAGGATCTCCATGTGCAGGTGGGCCAGGCCGCTGGCGGCCGACAGGGCCAGTTTGATCATGCCCTCGATGGTGGCGGAGTAGCGGTTAAGATAGTCAAAAAGAGAGCCGTGCTCATGATAGTCTGACACCAGCCACAGCTGAGTCCATGTACCGTTGTCTGGAAGAAAGCATTATGCAGGGTAACATGTAGATTACAATTTTACTCCAataatggatttatttatttccaaatgGTACTTTTACTGATAAGTGTCTACTTAAATAGTCCTGACCTTTATTGTCTGCTGCAATGAATCCGAGGATGTTCTCGTGGCGCAGCATGATTGTCTGGTAGATCTCGGCCTCTCTGAACCAGGAGCGCTCCTCTCTGGAGGAGAAGATCTTCACCGCCACGTCTCCTCCTCGCCATTTCCCCCTCCACACCTCCCCAAAACGACCCTTTCCTATGATCTCCTGCAGCACAATGGTCCTTGCCACAGTCCGCTGCACAAACAGGGGCAGACCTACAGGGGGCAGCAGAGACAAACTAAACATTAGctgacattattattaaaactTGTTTTAGATGCCTGGAAACGCTCAGCAAATTCCAGACAACGGATAAATGTTTAGTTAATGCTCCAgttaaatcatttatttgtatttccatAACATTACCCACAGCAGACAATTGtgctaatgttgttgttgttgacaaaaaaaaacaattaaaatgtgtattccAATTAGATTAGCATGTGACATCAGAGAGACGCTTGCACTGACCAGAGCCGGATCCGGAGGTGGACATGTCATAGATGAGGTCCTGCAGGGTCTTGTCCTTAGCCATGTACAGGTGGTCACAGGACgggtcctccacctccagcctcTGCCTGTGGCTGTAGGCCCTCTGGTGGTACTGGAACAGGAACACGCCGACCATCAGCAGCACACAGAGGAGGAACACCGGCCCGGCGATGACCGCCACCAGCTCCACCGGCCCCCAGGAGCTGCCGGAGCCGGACCAGTCGCCCTCCTTCGTCGGGACTGAGAAGGCAGAACAGAGCAGTTAGTTCCCCCCTAAAATGTTGAACTGAAAGACATGTGATGCTGGATGGCGGCGGCTTCTCACCCGGGACTTCAATACTGTTGCAATAATCCACATAGCAGCAATGTGTGTTGAGCAGGCCTTCGGCGCTCAGGCAGTAGAACGGTTGTCCCGGAGGGACCAGGTTGTCCCGGTCGATGCAGATGCGCACGTGTTGCTCCTTGCCCTGGCTGTAGTATGTGGAGGCCATGCAGGCGCCGTCCGTTTCACACTCGGAGCCAGACTTGCAGTTTGTGCAGTTACAATGCAGAGCTGCGGGAAAGGACAGGGAGAGTTGAGTAAATATCAATTCAtcacattggaaaaaaaacccaaacaaacacgtCTGCTTCAACTCCCCACTATGTCCACCAGGGGACAGGCCGACCCCACAGTTTGTCCAACGTCTCAATTCAGCCGTGAGCATTTTGTGACAAGCAGACAGGAGTTTGGAATTTCGCCGGAGAGGCCAGACGGCCCTGAAATCAGATCCTTCACTGCAGATGAACCCAAACACGCAGGGTGGAGACAGACCTGCCCCCCCGTGGGACAGACAACGCGAAACCCAACGAGGGAAGCGCGGCTCCTGCCAA
It encodes:
- the acvr1ba gene encoding activin A receptor type 1Ba produces the protein MAVKEMALALLTLVGLAAIGDALHCNCTNCKSGSECETDGACMASTYYSQGKEQHVRICIDRDNLVPPGQPFYCLSAEGLLNTHCCYVDYCNSIEVPVPTKEGDWSGSGSSWGPVELVAVIAGPVFLLCVLLMVGVFLFQYHQRAYSHRQRLEVEDPSCDHLYMAKDKTLQDLIYDMSTSGSGSGLPLFVQRTVARTIVLQEIIGKGRFGEVWRGKWRGGDVAVKIFSSREERSWFREAEIYQTIMLRHENILGFIAADNKDNGTWTQLWLVSDYHEHGSLFDYLNRYSATIEGMIKLALSAASGLAHLHMEILGTQGKPGIAHRDLKSKNILVKKNGMCAIADLGLAVRHESITDTIDIAPNQRVGTKRYMAPEVLDETINMKHFDSFKCADIYALGLVYWEIARRCNAGGIHEEYQLPYYDLVPSDPSIEEMRKLVCEQKLRPNVPNWWQSYESLRVMGKIMRECWYANGAARLTALRIKKTLSQLSVEEDVKM